cagtaTAGGATCACtcaggggacttaaccacccacgtgtTCAACTCCCGCAGTTACATAATCCGCCCCCAACTACTGTATAGGAGGAAACCCGGTCCGAGGGCATTGACGATAAACCCCCCCTCccccactgcccccgcaacgcAATGTGCGGATGGTACCCTTGAGTGGAACTCAAGGATAAAAGAACAACTTTGTGTGCAATGCTGCACCCCACGAGAGTCGAACGCCTAGATCGAGATCCTTGGATAGAAGATCTCAATGCGACCTCTTCGTTATCATATCAAAGCTGCTTTCCACTCTTTTCCCGGGTGGAGCTTCTTTAAACGCAGCAGGCTCCGCGAGTAGTCGAACAAATGAGAGGTTGTCGACGAAGGGGTCAAAGGTTGCGCTTGCGACAATCCGAAGGTTGCGCAAGACCCCTTCAACCTCGCCCGCGTGTTAGCTTGCTTGTACCTGAGAGTCCTGACTTCTCATTAAGAGACACATTTCACAACCATATGAGCTACAACACAATGTTTCATCATCTCAATTGGTAGGCCACACATGATTTTGAATTCTGAATTCGCCGCTTTGTACATGAATATCAAACATATAAATTTCAATGTATTACGTACTATATAAGGTATATATCCAATAATGTTATATCATAATTCTAAAGCAACTATTATTTCTATGACAAATGCTGTGTCATTTACCCTAACACCAGATTATTCTTTAAAATTATACAGTAAGTCAGTAATACGTTTACAAACATCATATTGTAGTGATCAATCAGAGTTTCCTATATATTCTTCCCTTCCAACCAACGACTGTAAAATGCAAACGCTTCCTTCGGTTTGTACTCAGGTACTGTGTGCCCCGATCCCTGCATCAACATCAACATTAGTATATAAGAGATCTCTTTATGAACATAAAACAATAGCTAACTCAGTCTCTAAGGGTGAAAATACTTAAAGGTCTCAAGTTTGAAACCTTGAGTCCCAGGAGAAAAAATATGCCAATATTTTTGGCAACAGAGGTTCACCCACGACGACTGCAGACTACCCGCAACACGGGTGGTCGTCCTATGATTAGCCAGATCGCAATGCGAGTCGGATACCCATGCTTACTCAAAAAAGAATAGCTAAGGCGGTTTTTAGCATGTTACTCAAATGTTACACAAGTTTGAGACCATGACATGTTTTTTTCTTTGTATGTGTGTGTATAATACATGTATGCATGACATACCTTAATAGTTAGAAACGTAAGGTTGTTGTCATATCCTTGTATGAATCTACAAACATAAAAAACATTTCAACATAAGCATAGATATTACAAAATTGAACCCTTTTTAGACGTATATTTGATTTGATACCGCTTACTTTCGAATCAAGATATAAAAACATACCCTGAAACTTGGCCGTCGACCTGCCATTTCCTCCACTCATCGTTAACTTTGTAACCTAATGATCGTGTCCAAGCTTCACTTCCGGTAAAAGGAACGCACATATCATGATCCCCGCTGGACAAGCGTAACAAAGTTATCACCTTTTTTTATCTTGTGGGTCCCATTTATAAAACATTTTTACAATGATGATCCGTTGTATCAGTAGTCATTGTAAGAAATTATAAGTAGCAGGTACATAGGCAAGGATATACCTGAAAATAAGAGCACGATAACCACGAGCAGTAAGGTTTTTGTGGTAAGGGATCATGCTTCCTGCATCATGATAATATCTGATCTTTTCGGTACATAGCTCCCAATTGCCAGCCACACTAATCTAAAGAATCATTATAGTTTCATTTTATCAGATATAAAGTTAGTGTAATCTTACTTAAAAATTTGAAAATAAAATCGTATTGCATTATATCTTACCGGGTCAGCGTGAATTGCCTTCCGGACTGCTTCGTTGTTTAGCCATTCAGTTGCTACTTCATCATCCTACAATGGTTACAAACAGGATTACATAACAAaaacctcaaaaaaaaaaaaaaactgttttgTGTTCAATtccacaaaacaaaacaaaaaatgtTACTTTCTTGTTCCAAAATGTTACTTTTTTGTTCCAAAAGGTACAACATTTTGGTGGTGttagttttttaagatgtttttgtttgAAGATCTGTAACCCATCTGAAGATGTGTAGGCTGAACATCAAAGACGGTATGTTTTTGTGTCTGCAGCACTGAGAAGCATCTTTCTTAGTCTGCAGACTTGCAGACAAAagaagacattattttatcttatgtttaAAACAGTCTGCAGTAAAAACATTTGAATTTACCCATATAATGACTTACGGTACATGGGACGTTTTCTGCACTGTTTAGAATCTCTGGCCAAGAAGGCACATAACCAGCCTTAACAGGGGCTCTAAAAGGCCAAGCACGCCCAAACATTCTGGTTCGAACCGCAAGGGGCCTTTCGGTCTCACCCAATTTTCTAAAGCTTTCTGGCAAGTTTGACTTTCCAAGTCTAATTTTACTTGAACTATCAGCATGATAGCATGGCTCTAATATGTCATATATGTTTATACCATCAAGAACCTGGATTTACAAGTTCAAATCAAAGTTCATCAGGGGTATTTTTATAAGACACGTAACATGTACGACAAAATATAAGTTCGAAGAAAGAAAAAGGAATCACCTGATCAACTTTATAAAGCATGCTTTCACAATTGTCGTTTTGAGGACTGTAATAGTTCCCCTGACACTGCGTGTTAACTTCCTGCTCATAAGATGAAGTTTGACTTTTTTGTATCAAACATTCTAAAATAGTACAATCCCTATGAGATTCTTCAATTCTATTTAATATTTCGACGATCATTGTAAAATATAACATTAGTAAGAAACTCCCTTTGAAATAGAATCTTGAAGATCTGACCTTTGCAGTCAAACATCCAACAGAAGAGGGAACATTTACACTGTTTGACTTTTCAAGTCAAACGGACTAGTTATTTACTTAGAATCTGATATGAAAATTACATATTTTCTCTACAGTGTATTAATATTAAACTCTAAACCATTTTCTACAAAGAAATAAACATGAAAATCAAATTTTGAACTACATATTAAAGCAGATCTGGGGACGCAATACAATTGACCACAAAAGTCAAAGTGTACCTGATACAGTTCATCAGAAATGAGACCCATCCCATGTGCAAATGGAACAAGAGCATTTCCATCAAACTTGTCATCTGTAACTCCATTTCCAACAATATATCCCtgcgttttaataaattataatcaaGGCCAATGGTGTCAAAATGGGCGACAGGTTGGGTAATAGTAAAAAATCAATCTTTATACAGGTAGTGTCAAGTTGGGTTGATTATGGTTTTTGTTAAACAATACTGTGTCAATACATTACAAACACTAACTATTTAGATTAAACATAACCCATTTGTCACGGTTCCTTTTAAGCTAATCTTATTTTTGTTACACGTTTAACTCTCTACTAGAGATTAAACATAACCCAAAACCAACCCACTCACAATTAGGCTAAAAAACTTTCACATCTAATATATGTACATATCGTGCAGTTTTAGAATAAAGATGTACCTTAAAATTGATGGTGGGTTTATCACCAGCATCAAGT
This genomic stretch from Rutidosis leptorrhynchoides isolate AG116_Rl617_1_P2 chromosome 11, CSIRO_AGI_Rlap_v1, whole genome shotgun sequence harbors:
- the LOC139876258 gene encoding serine carboxypeptidase 1-like isoform X2; this encodes MALLEPIPHHCFPFYPSLALYVTIDENHGKKLFYYYVLSERNPSKDPVVLWLNGGPGCSSFDGFVYEHGPFNFEKTGSFPKLHLNPYSWNKVANVIYLDSPAGVGMSYSRNTTDYITMDTKTASDSHKFLLEWFKLYPEYLSNPFFIAGESYAGVYVPTLSYEVVKGLDAGDKPTINFKGYIVGNGVTDDKFDGNALVPFAHGMGLISDELYQEVNTQCQGNYYSPQNDNCESMLYKVDQVLDGINIYDILEPCYHADSSSKIRLGKSNLPESFRKLGETERPLAVRTRMFGRAWPFRAPVKAGYVPSWPEILNSAENVPCTDDEVATEWLNNEAVRKAIHADPISVAGNWELCTEKIRYYHDAGSMIPYHKNLTARGYRALIFSGDHDMCVPFTGSEAWTRSLGYKVNDEWRKWQVDGQVSGFIQGYDNNLTFLTIKGSGHTVPEYKPKEAFAFYSRWLEGKNI
- the LOC139876258 gene encoding serine carboxypeptidase 1-like isoform X1 — its product is MIKIVNSIHLIFSIYVSLTFLLAQSAPQNAIVTQIPGFDGTTPSKHYAGYVTIDENHGKKLFYYYVLSERNPSKDPVVLWLNGGPGCSSFDGFVYEHGPFNFEKTGSFPKLHLNPYSWNKVANVIYLDSPAGVGMSYSRNTTDYITMDTKTASDSHKFLLEWFKLYPEYLSNPFFIAGESYAGVYVPTLSYEVVKGLDAGDKPTINFKGYIVGNGVTDDKFDGNALVPFAHGMGLISDELYQEVNTQCQGNYYSPQNDNCESMLYKVDQVLDGINIYDILEPCYHADSSSKIRLGKSNLPESFRKLGETERPLAVRTRMFGRAWPFRAPVKAGYVPSWPEILNSAENVPCTDDEVATEWLNNEAVRKAIHADPISVAGNWELCTEKIRYYHDAGSMIPYHKNLTARGYRALIFSGDHDMCVPFTGSEAWTRSLGYKVNDEWRKWQVDGQVSGFIQGYDNNLTFLTIKGSGHTVPEYKPKEAFAFYSRWLEGKNI